A single Ziziphus jujuba cultivar Dongzao chromosome 11, ASM3175591v1 DNA region contains:
- the LOC107433248 gene encoding LOW QUALITY PROTEIN: major strawberry allergen Fra a 1.04 (The sequence of the model RefSeq protein was modified relative to this genomic sequence to represent the inferred CDS: deleted 1 base in 1 codon; substituted 1 base at 1 genomic stop codon) — MGVLTYESEFTSTVSPARLFKAFVLDGDNLVPKIAPQAVKSSEIIEGDGGVGTIKKITFGEXSSFSYVKHKIDALDKDNLTYSYSLIEGDALSDKLEKISYESKFVATAEGGTIIKNNSKYHTKGDVEIKEEQVKDGKEKASGLFKLVENYLLQNPDACN, encoded by the exons ATGGGTGTCTTGACATACGAATCCGAGTTCACCTCCACAGTCTCTCCTGCTAGGCTCTTCAAAGCTTTCGTCCTGGACGGCGACAACCTTGTCCCA AAGATTGCACCTCAGGCTGTTAAGAGTTCAGAAATCATTGAAGGAGATGGTGGTGTTGGAACCATCAAGAAGATCACCTTCGGAGAAT GAAGCAGCTTCAGCTATGTGAAGCACAAGATTGATGCACTTGACAAAGATAACTTAACCTATAGCTACAGTTTGATCGAAGGCGATGCTTTGTCTGACAAACTCGAGAAAATATCTTACGAGAGCAAGTTTGTTGCAACCGCTGAAGGAGGGACGATCATTAAGAATAATAGCAAGTACCACACCAAAGGTGATGTGGAAATTAAGGAAGAGCAGGTCAAGGATGGCAAAGAGAAAGCCTCCGGTCTGTTCAAGCTTGTTGAAAACTACCTTCTCCAAAATCCTGATGCCTGCAACTAA
- the LOC107433246 gene encoding major strawberry allergen Fra a 1.08, whose translation MGVLAVETESTSAIAPARLFKALILDSDNLVPKILPQAIKSIEIVSGDGGAGTIKKIHFGEASQFKHVVHQIDAVDSENFTYSYSVIEGDVLGDLLEKISYDTKIVAGPNGGSIVKNTSTYYIKGDNQLSEEQVKEGKEKASGLFKAVEAYLVANPDAYN comes from the exons ATGGGTGTTCTTGCAGTTGAAACCGAAAGCACCTCTGCCATTGCCCCAGCTAGGTTGTTCAAGGCCTTAATTCTAGACTCCGACAACCTCGTCCCAAAAATCCTACCACAGGCAATTAAGAGCATCGAAATTGTTTCCGGAGATGGAGGAGCCGGTACCATCAAGAAGATTCACTTTGGTGAAG CTAGCCAATTCAAGCATGTTGTGCACCAAATCGATGCAGTAGACAGTGAAAACTTCACATACAGTTACAGTGTGATTGAAGGTGATGTTCTTGGAGACCTGCTCGAAAAGATCTCGTACGACACCAAGATCGTTGCAGGCCCAAATGGCGGAAGCATTGTGAAGAACACAAGCACATATTACATCAAGGGTGACAATCAACTCAGTGAAGAGCAAGTTAAGGAAGGCAAAGAAAAAGCCTCTGGTTTGTTCAAGGCTGTTGAGGCTTACCTTGTTGCAAACCCTGATGCATACAATTAA